In Pongo pygmaeus isolate AG05252 chromosome 19, NHGRI_mPonPyg2-v2.0_pri, whole genome shotgun sequence, the genomic stretch CCTTTGTATAGTTCCTGCCACACAGAAAACTCAAAGCCCAGCAGTGGCTTCCTAAGCTGGATGGGAAACACTGGGAAGTCACATGGCACCAGCCTCACCTCCTCATGATTCTTCTTCAGGCACGTCAGCTCCTCCTTCAGGGACTCCACCTGAGCCTCTAGGTCAGCCTTGCACAGGGTCAGCTCATCCAGGATCCTACGCAGGCCGTTGATGTCGGCCTCCACCAGCTGCCGCAGAGACAGCTCTGTCTCGTACCTGCACACACAGAACCCCGCCAAGTCTGCAGCAAAGGAAACCACACACCAGCAGGGCCCCCTGCCCTACTGTCCAGCTGCAGTGGCTGACGGGATCAGGAGCATGATACTCCTTCCCCCTGAGGTCCAGGGCTCATGCCACATTTTCCCATCCAGCCTTATTCTCACATCACCAGCTCCCAAAGGCAGGGGACAGAGGCAAGGGAGTGGCATGGCAAACATTCCCTGATCAGGCCCACTCACTTGGTCCGGAAGTCGTCAGCAGCCAGCTTGGCATTATCAATCTGCAGGACCAGCCTGGCATTCTCAGACTTAGTCAGCAGGATCTGGGGAACAAGAGGCTTCCCATAAGCTACAGGAGGCCCAGCAGTGTGGGGGCAGGTAGGGGGATAGCTCACCTCACAGAGGCCATGCTACTATGTACCACCAGCCCCTTCAGCATTTCCAGCCCTGAGCCACACCCCAGGTGTGGGGGGAGCATCCACCCCACAGGGGCATCCCAAGAATGTCAGTGACCATCAGTCCTGGCACCTGTTGGCACAGCAAGATACACCAGGGTGAGGCAGACCTGAGTTCAGGTTCTGCATCTAACACTCGGGCTGTGTGCTCTTGAGCAAGTTACTGAACCCCTCAAAATTCAACTTCCACATCTGTTAGATGGGTCCAGTAATACCAATATCTCCAAGATGAAGAATAAATAAGCCAGGGAATAGGAAAGTGTCAGGCACAGTGCTGTATCCAGTAGAGGCTTGGTACGTGTTCCTTCCCTTCCTACAGCAAGGGGAGCGGGGTAAGGAACGGCTGGCAACAAGGTACAAGCAAGAGACCAGCAGAGAAGCCTGGGTCCCCCAGGAAACCAAAGCCCTAGAAAGAAAAGTTTGCCCTACCAGGAGAATTCCCTAAAAGCTACCGTCCCATCTGGAAAGGCCCTGGAATGAGACAGACGCCTCCTAAGAGTTGGGCTGCTCAGCTGGAGAGGGGCCAGGTCTCCCTCACCTTCTGCTGGAAATCTTCGATGGTCTTGAAGTAGGACTGGTAGTCTGGGCAGATGTATGGGATCTGAGACTCGTACCACTCTCGGATGCGGCTCTCCAGCTCTGCGTTCTCCTGCTCCAGCTGACGTACCTTCTCCAGGTAGTTGGCCAGGCGGTCATTCAGGAACTGCATGGTCTCCTTCTCACTGCCATTGAAGGAGCCCTCACAGAACCAGCCCCCGCTCCCCACAAAGCCAGAGGTGTGGCACCCAGAAGATAGGTAGGAGCCAGGCAAGCAGCTCCCAAGGCCAGAGAGGCCTGACCTAGCAGAAAAGAAGTACCCCGCAGCACCGGCGAGACTAGGGACCCTGCAGGAGCCCACAGAGCGGATGGAGGACACCCGAGAGATGCCGCCCGCTGTGCCACAGAGGCTCTTGACAGACCCAATGGAGAAGGTCGGGGTGCAGGTCTGGGTGGCCATGGTGCTAGCAGAGGAAGGTTGCAGCTTAGCAAGGAGCTCAGGTTCTGGACTCTCAAGGCCTCTGTGGAGCATTTATATACACTCTCCATGGGGTGTTGGCATGGTACACATCTCTCGCTCTTGGGAAATCCTGTTCCTATCCCAGATAGCTAATAGTAGAATGTGATTTTTGCTACCCATCCAGAACTCCAtgccttgtaaaaaaaaaataaaataaaatcgttgaatttggtttgctaagtCAGGACTCTCCACTGTTGTCATTTCCCAGCAGAATATGAGTTTTACTGCCTCTTCAAAGAGTCTCTGCACCAGATCCCATAAATCGGGAGTGGCTGCACGAATGACATTTGGTTCCTGCTCTCTCCATCTCCCTTCCCCTGGGGAGCCTCGTCTGTCCCTTGTCACCCCCATCCACTGCCACCACCCCTCACAGCTGCTCACCCCTGCCTGGGCTGCTGGGATGGTAAAAGGGAGCAAAGGAACTAAAATTCAGGGAGCACCTGTGATGTACCAGGCTCATCCTTACTTCATTTACACCTCGTAACAATCCTAGGAGGTGGctgattttatcttcatttttaccaGTGTGGAAACTGGGGCTCCGAATGGTTTAATAGCTTGCTCAGGGTGAACAGGAAGTGACTGGCAGAGCTTGGGTCTGAAACCAGGGCTCTCAGACACCAAATCCTACTTCCTTGCCCCACTGCTTCCCCACACAACTGGGGTCAAGTCTGGGTACCCAGAATTTAGGGACACGAGACctagttcaaatcctggctctgctaccaATTCGCCCTCTGATACTGAGCACATCACTTCCTCCCTGGGAACCTCAGTGTTTTCACTGGAACAGTAGAGATCGTCCTTCTGTCCCGCCTGCTTCACACAGATATGAGGAGGATCGAACAAGAAGTGAAAGTGTTTTGCAAGCCCCTGGGTCCTGCAGAAGTGTTGGTTGGTTAGGTTAGGTTAGGTTAGGTTAGGTAAGGTTAGGTTGACAGTCTTTGATGATGGTTTATGGCTGTGACCAGCAAAGGTTCATAAGTGTGAGCACTCACATTGCACTGCTGAGAATGTTCTGTCTGCCCACCAGGCACAGTAGGGCGGCAGTGCGAGAAGGGGGTGCCCCATATCCAGTCCCTCAGTCAATGAACACATCATCACAGACTCCTGCTATTATGGAATCTGCGTGCTTGGATCACTGGGCAGAGCTGGAGGGCAGTTTCCTTTGTGGCTGTCAGCTTTTTGAACCTCGTGGGTAGAATCAGGACCCTAGAACAACCTGCTCTGACCCTCCTGGTCCCTTAACAGGTCACAGAAATGGCCAGTGGCAGATTCTTTGGACAGAGgaggaatacaaagaaaaaagctAAATACTGCCAGATAGTTAAGCAAGCCGAGAGAGAAGAACCTGAGAATTGGGGACCAAAGATAAACCTGGGTCTTCCGCCTTGAAACATGGACTTTCCCAAGGCTTGGGAAACCTGCTCACTCTGCCCCCACACACGCTTGGTTTGCAAAGCTGGCGTTTATGGAAGCATTTATGTGCTTCTAAGGTTGTAATTTGCCAAcctcttaaaatgttttataagctTCTCTCTGAAATTATCCAGGGAGGACTGGCTGTGGTGAACATGCCTCTCCCAGCAAGGTGGACACCTTGACAAAATGTCCAGGAGCAGCTGGCAGTGGACCCCGTGCAGCCCCTCTGGGAGCAAGAGCACAGCATGAGCC encodes the following:
- the KRT36 gene encoding keratin, type I cuticular Ha6 codes for the protein MLHRGLESPEPELLAKLQPSSASTMATQTCTPTFSIGSVKSLCGTAGGISRVSSIRSVGSCRVPSLAGAAGYFFSARSGLSGLGSCLPGSYLSSGCHTSGFVGSGGWFCEGSFNGSEKETMQFLNDRLANYLEKVRQLEQENAELESRIREWYESQIPYICPDYQSYFKTIEDFQQKILLTKSENARLVLQIDNAKLAADDFRTKYETELSLRQLVEADINGLRRILDELTLCKADLEAQVESLKEELTCLKKNHEEEVSVLRCQLGDRLNVEVDAAPPVDLNKILEDMRCQYEALVENNRRDVEAWFNTQTEELNQQVVSSSEQLQCCQTEIIELRRTVNALEIELQAQHSMRNSLESTLAETEARYSSQLAQMQCLISNVEAQLSEIRCDLERQNQEYQVLLDVKARLEGEIATYRRLLEGEDCKLPPPPCATACKPAIRVPSVPPVPCAPAVPCTPAPQVGTQICTITEEIRDGKVISSREHVQSRPL